One genomic region from Yamadazyma tenuis chromosome 4, complete sequence encodes:
- the ATF1 gene encoding Alcohol acetyltransferase (COG:S; EggNog:ENOG503P0K5) codes for MINSIVIQRPLSVYENFFRCRTANRFYKTFQVASTYSKPLTRDNLAAALRRFLLDYHLFACNVFLEEGGYVMKPIDRVMFDDVFVDRSQDSETFLHKGVITEAAMTWLNHYQFDLYVQKPLFKVVLFDPYTLSVVLDHTLFDGVTASSFHEVFLKILDDLDADAALGCNNNDVLFSKEEDTPHLTHSLPPPIDDYLPSWDLDYSDGDPNYYDKVTPPGLKKFPGRFPNSTNHTLAFKLTNFPPSELRMMLARSKQEGVTLTAYLQYVLVMSFQPVFGDTYYTVNKVAIALRRYFSKDKAPPHYKHYFDDLEYKNMGVSANLGLAQNYPPLKKFSWDDVKKASGNLAAAVKNEKLLNMSVKFRDSYNPLTDNEGFFTGIGGNKSETSKLSNLGFIKIPEYKHGWTISNMIFSQDVSAVTSDFMFNFISTPEGAAVLVKFYSPAAAGSGISEIKSIVSGFAMKGFLGWWTLLIKSLGLPLAIASGLSVGKEGPSVHYAVCIGNSVAKTFTKYKKSASKSREFLTATAAAGVAVPAGIFVPSMAAGATFGRALGIIVDYLYQNNKKSNLFATCGDSKCVIPGSYAFLGAAAALCGITHLTVAVVVIMFELTGALRYIIPTMIVVSITKLINDKWGKGGIADQMIRFNGLPIIDPKEEFVFNTSVASAFSPVTVTIPIKSDTPMTLGIFKTILTKNSFRGLPLVESEFNPKIVGYVSTSDIKYVMENYPNADDKTICNFNSGTKNDSLVDFSSVINPCPLTISVSTSLEYVLDVFAKLGPRYMLVEDNGLLAGIITRKDVLRYEFTSRAANSNDTNQKKREEFEAKVWGIMMLLGSNLKKNIGKFFYNDANRFL; via the exons ATGATTAACTCAATTGTTATCCAGAGACCGTTATCTGTTTACgaaaacttcttcagaTGCCGAACTGCCAATCGGTTCTATAAGACTTTCCAGGTAGCCTCCACATACTCAAAACCGCTCACCAGAGATAACTTGGCGGCAGCGCTTCGCAGGTTCCTCCTTGATTATCATCTTTTTGCATGTAACGTTTTCCTTGAAGAGGGGGGGTATGTGATGAAACCAATAGATAGGGTCATGTTTGATGACGTATTTGTGGATAGAAGTCAAGACTCAGAAACATTTTTGCATAAAGGTGTTATTACAGAGGCAGCGATGACGTGGTTGAATCATTATCAGTTTGATTTATACGTTCAAAAGCCCTTGTTCAAAGTAGTATTGTTTGATCCATATACACTTTCAGTCGTCCTTGATCATACCTTGTTTGATGGAGTGACTGCAAGTTCCTTCCATGAAgtctttttgaaaatcttGGACGATTTAGATGCTGACGCAGCTCTCGGTTGTAATAACAATGATGTTTTGTTCCTGAAGGAGGAGGACACTCCCCACTTAACTCACTCTTTGCCACCCCCAATTGACGATTATCTTCCATCATGGGACCTCGACTATAGTGACGGTGATCCTAATTACTATGACAAAGTTACTCCCCCTGGTCTAAAGAAATTTCCTGGACGGTTTCCCAATCTGACGAATCATACATTAGCATTCAAGCTCACTAATTTCCCTCCATCAGAATTGAGAATGATGCTAGCCAGGTCTAAGCAAGAAGGTGTCACCCTTACTGCATACCTTCAGTATGTCCTTGTGATGAGTTTTCAACCCGTATTTGGAGATACGTATTACACTGTAAATAAGGTTGCCATTGCCTTGCGTAGATACTTCAGCAAAGATAAAGCTCCTCCTCATTACAAACACTATttcgatgatttggaaTACAAAAATATGGGGGTACTGGCTAATCTCGGATTAGCTCAGAATTATCCCCCTCTCAAAAAGTTTAGTTGGGATGATGTCAAAAAAGCTAGTGGCAATCTTGCGGCAGCTGTCAAGAATGAAAAACTCTTGAATATGTCAGTGAAATTTAGAGATTCATATAATCCCCTTACTGATAATGAAGGATTTTTCACAggaattggtggaaataAGTCTGAAACATCCAAGTTATCGAATTTAGGATTCATAAAAATCCCCGAGTACAAACATGGTTGGACTATATCCAATATGATTTTCTCCCAAGATGTGAGTGCAGTGACTAGTGACTTCATGTTCAATTTTATTTCTACACCAGAAGGAG CGGCTGTATTGGTAAAATTCTATTCTCCGGCTGCTGCTGGATCAGGAATTTCTGAAATCAAAAGTATTGTGTCCGGGTTTGCAATGAAAGGGTTCCTCGGCTGGTGGACTCTTCTAATAAAGAGTCTAGGATTACCACTAGCAATTGCTTCTGGTCTTAGCGTGGGTAAAGAGGGACCAAGTGTCCATTACGCGGTGTGCATTGGTAACTCGGTGGCTAAAACTTTTACCAAATATAAGAAGAGTGCCAGTAAGTCCAGAGAATTTTTGACCGCtactgctgctgctggtgTTGCG GTTCCTGCAGGAATATTTGTTCCTTCTATGGCTGCTGGTGCTACGTTTGGAAGGGCTCTAGGGATTATTGTTGACTATCTCTACCAGAACAATAAAAAATCAAACCTTTTTGCTACTTGTGGTGATTCTAAATGTGTCATTCCTGGAAGTTATGCCTTTTTAGgagctgctgctgctttgTGTGGAATAACGCACCTAACAGTGGCTGTGGTTGTCATTATGTTTGAATTAACGGGAGCTTTGAGATATATTATTCCTACTATGATAGTTGTTtcaatcaccaaattgatAAATGATAAATGGGGTAAAGGAGGTATTGCAGATCAGATGATCAGATTCAATGGATTACCAATAATCGACCCGAAGGAAGAATTTGTCTTCAACACAAGTGTGGCCAGTGCTTTTTCTCCGGTTACTGTTACTATTCCTATTAAAAGTGATACCCCTATGACCTTGGGGATATTCAAAACGATTCTTACTAAAAACTCATTCAGGGGTCTTCCGTTGGTGGAGTCTGAGTTCAATCCTAAAATTGTTGGCTATGTTTCAACTCTGGATATCAAGTATGTTATGGAGAACTATCCAAATGCAGATGATAAAACCATCTGCAATTTCAATCTGGGCACTAAGAATGACTCTCTAGTCGACTTTTCTTCTGTTATCAATCCATGTCCCTTGACTATTAGTGTTTCCACCAGTTTGGAGTATGTGCTTGATGTATTTGCTAAGTTGGGGCCTAGATACATGCTAGTGGAAGATAATGGACTTTTAGCTGGAATTATTACCAGAAAAGACGTCTTAAGGTATGAATTCACTTCTCGTGCGGCTAATTCCAACGATACCAATcaaaagaaaagagaagagtttgaagCTAAAGTATGGGGAATCATGATGCTCCTTGGatccaatttgaaaaaaaatattgGAAAGTTTTTCTACAATGATGCAAATAGATTTCTCTAA